AGAGGAGGAAACAGCGGCAACCGAAGCCGCGTCGCGGTCCCCCGACGCTGAATGCAGATCCCGGTGAAGCCAACCATGGTGGTGATGACGATGAACCCCAATGGATGAGGGACTTCGACGTCACTGCTGCGGATAAGAAAGAGATTCCGAGAAGAAGAAATAGTTTTGCGTTGGGGTATTTTGACAGGAAGGCGTCGATTGCAAAACCAATGGGCGGGAAGAAGATCCCTGTGGAGCCCGTGGATGATGAAGAGGAGTATTTGGTGGAGGAATACGAGAGCGAAGAAGAGGGGATGGGCAATGGCGTTGGGAGACCGAAGAGGAAGGGAGGAAGGGGTTCCAATTGGAGCAGCAGCGATGAGGAGGccgatgaagaggaagaagaggaggaggtgacGCCACAGGTTTATTTCTCTAGCCGGACACATTCACAGCTGTCACAGTTTGTGAAGGAGTTCAAGAGGACGGCTTTTGCTTCGGAGCTCAATGTCATTTGTTTAGCTTCGAGGAAGAACCTGTGTAATAACTCTGGTGAGATTGTATTCTGATGTGTTGGTTTAGAGAGGTTATCTTGCACGAGTTATGTTTATATCTGATTGTGACCAGAGGTTTTGAAGCTGGGGAACACGAACCAGATCAATGAACGGTGCTTGGAGTTGCAAAAGAACCAGAAAGATGCTAAAATGAAGGTCTgtgaaatttattttataaaattttgtttcaatttgtccttttctttttggttctACGGTTTGAGAACCACTTGCCTTTAGTATTATTATCTGGTTACGAATTCTGAGATACACTGGTGCTGCTCCTCGCCAGCTTTCTTTAGTCATGATACACGTGACAAGATGATGCAGATGATGATTTATCCCCTTGAGGCTATTGTTTATCTTTTTATAGTCTTTGCTCCTGGCATGCTAATTGTTAGAGTGAGTCAATTAAGCTACCATAGAATGATATTCAGACAAATTGTTGATTCTTGATgctaatgatattattattgGAAGCTGCAACTTATACAATGGGCAATCTTATGAAGGTCCTGAATGACAAGGGGAAGGCACGGTGCACAAAGATCGCATCTGGTTGTCCTATGTTAAGAAAGCAGAAATTGCAGAATCTGTTCAAGAGTGAGGTACAGGACAGGGGTGCAATGGACATTGAGGATCTTGTGCAGCTAGGAAGTAAAATCGGGAGCTGTCCATACTATGGAGCTCGTAACATGGTTCGTTCATCTGATATCGTTGTGCTTCCCTACCAATCCCTATTGTTGAGGTCAGCTCGTGAGTCGTTAGGTTTGAATTTGACGAggaatataataattattgatgAAGCCCACAACCTAGCTGATTCCTTCACCAGCATGTACAATGCAAAGATCACCCAGATGCAGGTAACTCCTCCAGAACGAATGCATGAAATTGTTTGATGGATATAAACAAGCGATTGTAAAACAATAGAACCTAtttcaacaaaaaaaagagaGCTAAACTTAGAGACTTTATGATCAACTTATCCATAGAATCTTGATACGTGTTCTGCTTTATGTAACTCCATAGAAGTTACTGTTTAATGTTTGTTACTGGTTACAGGTGTTTTGGCAACTTCAACTTATTAATCTAACTAGTGTTTATCATGCTTGGCTAAACACAACAAGGCTAAAATCACTTCTTTGATTTCATTCTATTGTCAGTTGAAGCAAGTACTCTGCAACCTTGAGTTCTACCTTGACAAGTTTCGAGGTCGTCTGGGAGCAGGAAATCGACGCTACATCCAGACACTTATCATGTTAATTCGGTCCTTCCTTCAACTGTTGCTTCAATTTCATGGTATCGATTCTTGCAGAAATGAGCAGGAGTTGAAAGGGAAACTTGGTGATACTTCGATGACGATAAATGAGTTCTTATTTTCTCTTAACATTGACAACATCAACTTCGTGAAACTCCACAGATATATGAAAGAAAGCAAAATAATTTACAAGGTACCACATTAGTGCCATCCATCTATCCTTGGATTTTATTCCCAGCTGATGACCCTATTGGCTTTCAGGTAAGTGGATATGGAACTAAATTGGCAGGCTTACAGAGAGACTCCATTCATTCTGATAGTCAGGGCAATGATACAGAAGGAAGCATCTTATCTGGCTTTCAGGCATTAGCTGATATTATAATTTCACTGGGAAACAATGATAGAGATGGAAGAATATTACTCTCAGGACTGAAACTTGCTgatcaaagagaagaaaaatacattaaattTGTGATGCTTTCTGGAGAGAGAATATTTTCTGAGGTCTATTCTCCCAGGTccactaaaattaaaaaaaaaaatacaaagacTGTTTTGACGGTAGCAACCTAACTTAAAATTTTTTCCTGCAGATTTTGGATCAATCATATGCTGTTATTCTGGCTGGGGGGACACTCCAGCCTATTGAAGAGACAAGAGTACGTCTCTTCCCTAGCTTGTCACTAGAACAAGTGCATTTCTACACGTGCAACCATATTGTCCCTCCAGAGAGTATTTTGCCCATTTCAGTTTCTCGTGGACCATCAGGCATCAATTTTGATTTCAGTTACAATTCAAGAAGTTCTTTGAACATGGTTTGCTCTCAGTCTTATAATTTCTAATTCACTGATGGAACAATAGTTGTAATATTTCTGTTGATTTTATTTGAATGCTAGATGCTATATTGAACCGAAGGCTCAAAGCAGATGTTTATTGCAAAGTTAACGTGCTGTTTGATAGTATTTCTTATGAATATGTAATGTCTAAATGAATGTTATTGAAATAATTAAACTGTGACTGATTCATGAAAGAAAGGTTTATGCCACTCTGGAATGAATATTGTTGATGTATACAACATCACTGCACTTTCATTTATGAATGAACAAAAAGGTTtggttaatggattttattgaggaATACAAAGGGCCAACACATTATAATTATCTAAGATATAGCCAACGAACTTTGTGGTGTAAGTTACTGTTCACCACTTGTTGGTAACCTAGAAAAAGTGACTAGACTAGCACTGAATGCAAATTATACAGATCATGGAAAAGCCAATTATCATTTCAAAATGGTGTTTAAATTTATTACAAGTAAATTGTAGTTCCTTATATATCAATTGCATTTAGTAATGCAACTCAAATTCTATTATATTTAGATCATGGAAAAGTCCGTTATTATTTCAAAATGTTGTCATAAGTTTATTTTCAAGTAAACTGACCTGTGATACCTCATATATCCATTGCATTTTATAAGTGCAACTCAAGTTATAAGACATTCTGTTTTAATTTCCCTTGAGCTTAAATGAGAAATGTAATAGCATATAGTTTTAAGTATATACCCATAGAGAATAGTGAACTGAGTCATTCACCACCTCGAATGTGCCGATTTTTGTTGTTCCTCTTTTTTTAGGTTCTTTGTTGATTGTTTGAGCATGACTTTGACATGTGTTTCTTGATCTGGCACTTATGTATTTAGCTGTCTGTGTTAGAAATCTCTAGGAGTTGCATTAGTGTTGAATTTTCCTGATCTTGTGATCTTTGTGCTAGTGGGCACTTGGTCTTGAGGCTGTTTTTGTAAGTAGCAGATAAAGTGATTCGGCACTATCTGTATCCCTTGATGTTCTTCAATAGAACTAGAGGGACCTGGTTCGGTTACTAGGATTTGACTACCATACTCTATAAATATTGTGACAGAGATATTCAAATCACATAAACTGTCAATATTCAACTTGGACCACATTGCGGTACTTCCTGGACTTATTACTAGCGTATAGGTTATCATCCTTCTTTAACCAGGAATATTGACCTACATAGTTTTGTATGATGGGAAATGATTTATGCAGCCAACCCAAGAAGTTGGGACATTAAGGCTTGTTTTTTACTGTTATCATGTATTATCATTCCTTGAATTTGCCTATTAACAAGAATCTTTTTGATATGATTGTTATATTTGTTGAACACTTCTGAAAGGGCTGTTTTTTGTTATTGACTAATTGATGATGGGATGATTGTGATCAGGACATTATGAGCATGGAGTAGGGCTGGTAATATATGGATGTCAGTTTCTTGTTTTAACTTAAATTCCAACTTTTTAGTCATCTATTGTTCACTGGGTGGAGCAATTGGACTAGTCAGCATGGCATGACGCTCACCTTGTATGACCAATAACaagctatcataatgccaagattAGATAGCACGCTCTCAGTACAATACGAGATCACATATCAGTAACCAGGTAGACCAGTAGTGTTTACTTGGTGTGCCTCAGTATGCTTGGAACACAAAATCCTTGGTTTCTTTTCTGAAAATGATAGCTTatttatgataaacaatttaggggGTCTTAAGGTCATCTTactttttgtcgtatactttaAATGGACACTAGTAAACTTGGCTAAAACCAATTCTTTCATAGATATGATAGGAGAATATAAGAAATCCTAAAAATATATTGT
The window above is part of the Musa acuminata AAA Group cultivar baxijiao chromosome BXJ2-6, Cavendish_Baxijiao_AAA, whole genome shotgun sequence genome. Proteins encoded here:
- the LOC103988399 gene encoding uncharacterized protein LOC103988399; amino-acid sequence: MGDEDSKPPRRDFPAFPFEPYPIQTDFMSSLYDFLDKGGGIAMLESPTGTGKTLSLICGVMQWVVDQRRKQRQPKPRRGPPTLNADPGEANHGGDDDEPQWMRDFDVTAADKKEIPRRRNSFALGYFDRKASIAKPMGGKKIPVEPVDDEEEYLVEEYESEEEGMGNGVGRPKRKGGRGSNWSSSDEEADEEEEEEEVTPQVYFSSRTHSQLSQFVKEFKRTAFASELNVICLASRKNLCNNSEVLKLGNTNQINERCLELQKNQKDAKMKVLNDKGKARCTKIASGCPMLRKQKLQNLFKSEVQDRGAMDIEDLVQLGSKIGSCPYYGARNMVRSSDIVVLPYQSLLLRSARESLGLNLTRNIIIIDEAHNLADSFTSMYNAKITQMQLKQVLCNLEFYLDKFRGRLGAGNRRYIQTLIMLIRSFLQLLLQFHGIDSCRNEQELKGKLGDTSMTINEFLFSLNIDNINFVKLHRYMKESKIIYKVSGYGTKLAGLQRDSIHSDSQGNDTEGSILSGFQALADIIISLGNNDRDGRILLSGLKLADQREEKYIKFVMLSGERIFSEILDQSYAVILAGGTLQPIEETRVRLFPSLSLEQVHFYTCNHIVPPESILPISVSRGPSGINFDFSYNSRSSLNMIEELGRLLCNLVAIVPEGVVVFFSSFDYERRVYDAWKASGLLSKILKKKIVYREPRSSNDIDLVLKKYKETIACCDRTPKSSGISGAVLLAVVGGKISEGINLSDGMGRCIIMVGLPYPSPDVELIERVKHIEGLGEAPLQRCSESFGGISYDDCKSGFEFLRSCKQRGKEYYENLCMKAVNQSIGRAIRHINDYAAVLLVDSRYACNSSNRSPSHPTNKLPLWIKQRFVSATQGYGEVHRLLHQFFQFNRKKMPK